The sequence ttcatgtatcatgttccaggcTCAGTTATATCCTCATGTTCCCACTCTTGCATATTAAATAATTGATCTCAGActtatcagtattttcagttcaaggtaacaatctttcttgaacttactcgttctcatgttcagattttagtaccaaacttggtatttagttccatgcccagtttttagttcaaacttggtatcctttaccattgcatgttcagtcacatGTTCACGAGCCAGTTCAATTACATATTCACAtgtcagatatgcgtgatcagcttatcagtgctttcagttatgcattcgcGTATCATATCAgacatataatcatgcatcagatatgcatggattcagcttatcagttatgcatcagatatgcattctcattttgagaaactcagttcatcagagcACGCAATCCTTCATTCATAAACCAGTATagtatgctcagttttcagtcatgtcattcATGAACTTATGTCTCAGTAGTGAATATCTTGTACGTACTCTAGtttattattttccctctctcagttagtctcattcgaggacgaatgtttccaagagggagatactaTAGTACCCCACAAAATCGCGTGccaaattcagctcgtaaagctttatgaaagatcccaagacttagaaaaattttgctaagtgttcaagattcaacacttagtcttaatttagacctccaaacttcagagatttatttggcgaccttcccgacatccgtttttcaatttttaagttgcGTTACTATCGGGAAAGCTCGTAGTATATACcgagtgagtttcagaattttttgggtagcgtaagggcacgtttgagtgcccaaaatagaaGCCCAGGGCGATTAGCCCGCGCCGCCTGCTAACTCCAGTGCTTGCCCagttttttttcatcatttcagggtcaacttcaaacgatcataactccctgtatataatgaactgtgagagctgctatatattaaatgaaagctaTGAGAGTATTCTTtctaattcaattggtttcatccaatttgggcatctgagtaaaaagttatgatcaatttacttcagcctgtcagacagtcaacagagggacaactgcgtctttttctcttttcttaagggcattttggtcatctccCACCCCATATATACCCATAAACACGGAATTAAccccattttcaaccaaaatacattcttttcttccattttctctcaagaacaagaagatggttttcaattggggatttaatttcaagaatctttccatcaatcttcaaagaatcacgaactaaggtatgcgtgtgttgatttatggattcctttcatccataaacctaaaaaaaatcatcttctaaattatgtattatgatatttatgatgttgatggttgatgatcatgttgttgaaatttgatgatgcccaagatgggatcttagtatgtttgtatgaaactatggaggtatatgatgtataaacatgtgaaattggtggttgaatacttgtaatcttgatgaatccacctatgctaaagatttgcatgtaaggtgtttgtgaaaatacctaagagactagaaatcatgcttttatgacataataggtcctaaatgactagtccatgttctatgcttatgttcaacatgatttccatgcaaattgttacgcattgttgttgtaatatggaatgctcatgaaattgaatttatgcaagtatttacatgttatatgcattcccttttcatgatcaagaatatgaTAGCCATGTGTAGTAtaaaatcccctacttatgatttgtgaattgtggactctattcttatgatcaagtcagtcatgtgtgtcagtttccttccatcgaatcctgggggtacttgtacccaaaaaatatagctgtgtgcctagaaacatgtcatgttgtcacgatatcctcagtcaagccatgctcagtagaattcagtcagtcatgtgactcagaaaatctcagtaatctcatgaactcagtcagttaccagaCATCAGTAGtaatttcgtcagtcaatgaaaattcagtaaactcagtactaGTCCAGTtctattcagtactcagtaacttcagttctctctgtcagtcctcagatcttagtagtattctgtcagtcaacggaactcattAAATTTAGCTTTGCTCAGCTAAGCAACactatcagtctagttaatcagttcagtcagtcatgcacagtgtctattcagatgagagtagaagttagcaccgtgtgaacccaaggatgggaaaacacactgtcagatgagggtgtgattcttagcagtcatctttgcgttccagaactatgtagccagcataggttgagacatcaacactgccaacttgagggttgatgaggcggACATCtgccattctcttttggggacactgctagatttgagggtcactcatagcttgtctttacccgtggcacggtattgacacccttcgaaTCAGGGCAaggattggaccccagttcagctacattagcatacatggggcatgtcggttaaactaCTACTTCCTACGGTttcagtcattcagtttcagtaaaagaactcagatagtttttcagaatatcaggactgtcagatacagtcaactcagatatagtatgaaactcagatagttccatcagatttagggctgtcagctatagtcacccatgttatcagtatccaaTATCAAGGCTATCAGATAgacactcatgttatcagctatatcagCTATCAGAAATTATTTGCTAGTCATATTAGATTTCagtaaactcatgctatcagtactcagtttcaggactgtcagatacagtcaattagactagtccttcataatcaggactgccagaaacaatcattcctgtATCAGTAATAATGTATCAGTctcctagtattcagtaatacagtatcagttcttcacttattagtgattcacagatcaatatcagtaaacgcagtcatttagtatctcagaatcggtaaactcatgttgtcagtattcagattcagtagtcagtatcgTCACAAATTCAGTAGcattacttatgtatgtatgtgttctcccgttcatatcagtcaacattgttcatgcatacaaactctttgcatttagcctacctcactcgtatactcagtactctcagttgtactgacgcattcgcgctatggtgcgttcttttatgttacaccataggtttagatacaCGATTTTCAAACCAGCAATAGCAGTAGCATCTTAGCTGTTAGAGTTCCAGCAGTGAGTCCTCGTCTCTCGAGGGCATGatcattacttatgttatggtttatttcagttcagttttgctaggcggagttagttggggacatgtcccatcaacttcctattcagacagtcatgttagaggcttttcagactagtatgttcagacttcagatagtattacagttgttttgggtattctataccccactcttatgttatgattattccattttgaaccttatggctttacaGTATTACGTATTCTGcatttatgttctatattatgcagtgtacagtacaaatatcagttatgtgttatcttgtggtccctcgaggtcatggacaccgtgtagcgttccggtTTAGCAAATCGGAGCGTTACATCATGCTTTCTTCCAAGGGCAAAGAAGACTTTTCATGAATTTTTTACTCTGTTTACACCGCCTTTTTCAAAAGTCTTTCTCACCTTTTTCAAAAGCTTTTCTCACCCCCTTTCTCAAAAGCTTTTCTCACAAGATTATTTATTCTTTACACCGCCTTTTTTCACACTTCCTGGCTTTGAATTCACTTGAACTATCTAAAGAAATGATGCTAAAATACAAAAAGGATCTTTATTTGTCTGAAGCAACTCGTGCGGGTATAGCAAGTGGGTTCGCTTTCATGGTCTCAAATTTAATCTCATGCGTGTACTTTGTGCCTCTAGATGTGGTGAGTAAAACTGATTTTGACTAATTTGTAGACTCTTTTTGAGAGGTGTTTGAGTTGAATGTTAAGTAATTCAGTGTCAAGTTTCTTTGTTGCTTTGTGTGGGTCTTTTCTCCCTGTGCGATTTAGGAAGAACtaaatttctgagttttgttgagGTTATATTTGGAAATTGATGTTCATAATTCTCTGTgtgatttgaaaatttattattgtgatttgaaaatttattatttggATGAACTTTTGCCCTATAAGTGTATCTGAAAATTCTCCAAAGAATTTTAGATTTGCTTTTACTTTGCTGAGTTGCTACGGAGATTATTTCTTTGGTATAGTAATTGATACCAACATTTGCATCATTAAAGTAGTATGTGTTGCTATAGTAGGCTGAATTGTTTGTGCGCACAGATTTTTTGGGGCTTCTTTGCATTCTTGGTTTGCCCTTTTCATTCTTActggttttttattttcttggggaTTTTTCGAGGGGGGGGGGATTTTTCAGATTTGAGGCTTAATCCTGGAGTCAATGTATAAGCTTTTACAGAATCGTTTGGAGCCTCTTTAGATCATTTATACAAGTTTGAAAATCGTTCTTTCATTGGTTTGTTTCCTTAGGAGTCATTCCAAACCACTATGTACATTTACACTTGTCAAACTGTGGATTCTAGATGAGTAAATTTCATCGATAAACACTTAGCTTTATGTTTATTAGACAAAAGTTATCTTTTGGTGAACACTGATCAGGATTCTTATTTAATTGTGGCATTCAGGTTAAATATGAACTTTTCACCAAACAACAATGACATGACAAAAGGAATCGTGAAAGTTGGAACAGGTAACTTTCGTTGATCTTTTTCTATGTTTTTGTTTCGAGTCATCTGTTTGATAAAGTCGAAGTTTATTTAGCATTGGGATGATGTTGTATGTGAATTATGGCTAATGGAATTCTGTAAATTCATATACAATATTTCTGAGCTTGTATTAGTACACCATGTATAGTTTGTGGTGATGTGGGATGAATAAGGGGCATCAAGTTATGTATAGCAGTAGTGTCATAGAAAATGGCCAATTTAAGTTTTCTAGTTGGttaataactaaaacaaaagCGTAAAAGTTTTGGTAGAAAAGGTCCACATTTGAGGTGTAAAAGCAATGTACCATTCTGACGTCTTAATATACCCTGTTTTTATGCCTTAACATGGTAATTATGAATACTCTCTTCATTACCATCTTAAGACATCAAAATTGGGTGTAATAAGAAATATCCATAGTTTTCACTATTAACTTCAATTACTAGCGACAGAAAAATAATGACAACATAGCCAGTTCCCCcgagattataatttttttgatttgtgTAATTGGATGCAAatgtctttttctatttttaaaaatattttgtttttacaattttcattttattttatctgaTATTAGTTAGATTTCGTTCTCTCAGAGTTAGATTCTTTTGTGTGATTGTAGCTAAATTAATTTTACTTACTTGGTCTGACTTTTTGCAGAGATATGACGGAGGCCTATTACAACGTATATCTGAGGTTATATATGAAGATGACACAACTATTTGATTTCAGAGGTTagtgagaatgatatcaaaaacTTTCCATTTTTCTTCAATGACATATGTTAGAGTTTCATGACTATCTCAATATGGATGGTAAAATTTTGTGCCGTTAACGAAAATTTATGAATAGTTATTTGAGAATACATTATTTGCTGGTCAGGATGAACCTTCATCTGTAAACGGGAATAAAGATTCACTTCGATTTGATGGAATGGGTATGTATCCACACATTTCATGAGGTTCAGGAATACTGGATGTGGTTATTCTGCTTTATCTTGATAATTCATTCCATTGTACAGTTTATTGTTGCTTCTACCATATAATGGAACATCCGTTTTGTTTGTGATAGATGCTGTAGTGTAATCGATATGATGGAATGGCTGATAATGAGGTCGAAAGGAGACTAAAGGTACAATATTGTTATGCTTGAGTACTTATACTTAGTTTGGGTATGTATCCTCACATTTCATGCTGTAGTGTCATCAATTTGTTGGAACTGCTGATAATTAGCTAAAAAGGAAACTAAAGGTACAATATTGTTATGTTTTTTGGTGTTCGGTATCTACATTGAAGCCCGACCAATTTAAACTCGCGTTGGGTAGGGCCACATCCGGGGGTAAGCGCTCCCAATACTTTTCCCATTATCTTTTTACCACTTCGTAAAAGGTCCCACCGTTTTTTATTACTGGACCAAAATGGAGGGAATTAATATATTCACATAGATGTTGTAGTGTAATATTTACTTATCTTGACCTTTCAGAAAGCACTATTAACTTCAACAAGTGTTCCTTCTTAAATGACAAATTTTGATCCGACTTGCATGAGCTCTCCAGTACTCTGTCCCACCTATTACTTCACAGCCCAGTAATGTCGTTTCCTGCTCAACATCAGCCGCGACTCAAATTTAAGTCCTCAGGACACAAACTTGCAAAGTTCTGCTTCTAGAGAACAGGTTGAGGTACCAGAATTTGAATTAGATTCTGATACAAGGAGGAGATTACTTACATTGCAACATAATCAAGATACAACAGATCAAACATCTAGCTGAAGAAGAGACGATTCTAATATTCTGTGTCGTTGTTGTTTGACTATATGAAGACTTAAAAGACAATCTTCTTCTTTCGCAAAAAAACGTATATTTAGTGTTTCTGTATATTTAGCTTGTCTGATACTCTAATAGCTGCGTCATTATTATAGCGCGGGCCTCACCATCTAGTCaccttataaaaaaaaaagctCTTTTATTTCAATCTACTTTTGTACATATCTTAATGGGCGAAGCATTAGTAAACATTGCATATATTGGTAGAGCATTTACCATATAATTTATAAGAATAGTACTACCTGCAATAAACAAAATTTTGGCTTTCCATCCATATAATCTGTTTTGAACTTTTTCAATAATATAATCAAACTGGAAAGAGGAACACCTAAATACCTACTCAAATCATTTGCGTAGGAAATACTCATTACTAAGGGCCGTTTGGTTTGCGGAACTAGAGTCAATAATTccgagataaaataataatttcaggATAAAAATGTAACTCACTcgtttggttgtaaatatttgggataatttatctCGAGACTAATAATTAGTTTCGGGATAAGTTATCCGCCCaaatggtgggataacaatcccaagattatttttctttggtatagAATTATACAAGGACAAAAGTACCCTCATTTTCATTTCtgtctctcactctctctctcacacacacatatatatatatataataattaacgTAAACTGGTAAACtgtataataattatgttttgaacgtataatatatattatggaCAGTACaatatattatgaacataaatatatattatgaataacgtataatatattcataaatatatataaattatatattcataaattatgtttaattaatgtataatgtattcattaattatgaatataatatattacgtaatatataacgtataatattatgaatatatatacgttaattatgtttaattatatatattatgttaatatatttaattttaatatattatgttaaattatgttaattatgtttaattatatataatttaattatatataacataatatataacgtaatatatTCTCTCAcacacataaattatatttaattaatgtataatatattcataaataaataaattttgaacagtNNNNNNNNNNNNNNNNNNNNNNNNNNNNNNNNNNNNNNNNNNNNNNNNNNNNNNNNNNNNNNNNNNNNNNNNNNNNNNNNNNNNNNNNNNNNNNNNNNNNatatattacgttatatattatgttatatataattaaattatatataacataatatataacgtaatatatTCTCTCAcacacataaattatatttaattaatgtataatatattcataaataaataaattttgaacagtttactgttcaaaatggttgtaaaatatataaattatgtttatttatatattttagtttctctaaaaaataataaaaaattttaagaatgaatatttaaagcttaaaaagaaatatatatatatataaagttaaataagatggaggataTTTTGGTAATCACtcaatttattcctagaaattatatcatgtatattactttgaatacaacaaatcaaacaatcaataaaaaataatcccagcataactaatctcaATATAACTTATTCCATCGTAACTTATCCCTACATAACTAATTTcggtataacttgttttcaaaccaaacgacccgtAAGAGCAATCGTGTTAATATCAATCCAAACcttaatttacatttttttttcttcacaatgATGTCTTTTCGTACAACATAACACCAATATATAAGGGGATAATGGGGTCACTATGCCTAAACTCTCTGCCCATTTTAAAAGCATTTAGTGTTTGAAATGATCCAAGCACTACACCCAAGACTCAGAGTAAGCGTGTTAATATTAATCCAAACcttaatttacattttttttccCTTCACAATGATAAGGCTTTTCATACAATATAACACCAATATATAAGGGGATAGTGGGGTCACTATGCCTAAACTCTCTGCCCATTTTAAAAGCATATAAAGTGTTTGAAATGATCCAAGCACTACCCCCAAGTGTCCTCTCCTCCTCCTTCCTTCGATTATTCACAACTCTCGCTCCTTCAGAATTCAATTCCTCCCTCCAAAGGCTGCGAGCGCAACCCACACACCACCGACTAGAACAACTCATACTCTCTTATTTCTCCACTACAAACAATGCCCAATATTCTTCACAGACATACGCCACACTCTTCCACGCTTGCGCCCGTCTTCATCGCCTTGATATTGGCCGAAAAAtcctccaccaccaccactacaCGCATTCCCACGCACCTCAACAACTCTACGCTATCAATCATCTTCTTAACATGTTCGCAAAATGTGGTGATCTCGAATGTGCGCGTCAACTGTTTGATCATACCCCCAAAAGAAACATTGTTTCTTGGACTTGTCTTGTTTCGGGCTACGCTCAATATGGAATGACTGATCAATGTTTTCGGTTGTTTTCTAatatgttagctcataattatagaccTAATGATTTTGCTTATGCTAGTGTTCTTTCTGTCTGTGATAGTAGTTCATCGCGTGGTAGGCAAGTGCATGCACTTGTAGTCAAAACAGGTTTCGATACATGTGTTTATGTGGGTAATGCTTTGATTGCAATGTACTCGAGAAATAGTTCGATGGGTACTGGTCATTGCTGTGAGGCGTGGAAGGTTTTCAATGATATGGAATTCCATAATCTTGTTTCGTGGAATACAATGATAGCATTATTTCAAATGTGTGGACAAGGCGATAAGGCGATGAGATTTTTCTCCTTAATGCATCGTGATAGTTTGGGGTTTGATCGCGCCACTCTTGTCAGCGTACTTTCTTCTCTCTTAGGAGTGGATGAAGTTGATTTTTCATGGTCTCTTCAAAGTTGCTTCCAATTGCATTGCGTTTGTGTGAAAACGGGGCTTATACTAGATGTTGGGATTGTGACTGCTTTGGTGAAAGGTTATTCTGTTCTTCGAGGAGAGGTTAGCGATTGTTACAAATTATTTCTGGAAACAAATGGATGTCAAGATCTCATGTTGTGGACTGAAATAATTGTGGCGTTTTCGGAAAGAGATCCTGAGAAAGCTATTCTCCTTTTTCGTCAGTTGCTCCGAGAGGGATTAAGCCTAGATAGTTATGCTTTTTCTATTGCACTGAAAGCTTGTGCAGGACTCGTGACAGATAGAAATGCCTTGATGGTGCACTGCAAAGTGATTAGATCTGGTTTTGTGGATGCTGTAGTGCTTGGTAATGCATTGATACATGCATATGCAAGGTGTGGCTCGATACCTCAGGCCAATCAGGTTTTTGAGGAGATGATATACAGAGATATAGTGACATGGAATTCAATGTTGAAGGCCTATGCATGGCATGGCAAAGCAAATGAAGCATTGGGACTTTTTGGTAAAATGGATGTGAAACCTGATGCGGCCACTTTTGTTGCTTTGCTCTCAGCTTGCAGCCATGCTGGAATGGTGGAAGAAGGGATTCAAATTTTTGATGCTATGTTTGAAAAACATGGTATTGTTCCTCAACTCGATCATTATGCATGTATAGTCGATATTGTTGGCCGAGCAGGTCATATTTTCCAGgcagagaaaataataaaagaaatgcCCATGCAGCCAGATTATGTAGTGTGGAGTGCATTTCTTGGAGCATGCCGCAAACATCGTGAATCTGGGCTGGCCCAAATAGCTGCATCTTGGTTGAAGGAGTTAGATCCAAAAAATTCATTAGGATATGTACTAATGTCAAATGTATACTGCTCAGCTCATAGCTTCGATGAAGCAGGTCATCTTAGGAAGCAAATGAGAGGGCTTGGTGTTTCGAAGCAGCCTGGATTGAGTTGGACAGAAGTTCGGGGTTTGGTGCATGAGTTTGCTTCTGGAGGCCTGCAACATCCAGACAGGACAGCTATATATACTAATCTGGAGGACTTTGTGAAAGAATTGAAACGTATTGGTTATATCCCTGAGACAACTTCATCTTTACATGacgtagaagaagaacaaaaagaagagcAATTATATTATCACAGTGAGAAGCTTGCACTGATATATGCTTTACTAGATTCCACCAAAGCTCCTTCCAGCTGTTGTGCCATTAAGATTATAAAAAACATCCGTATTTGTATTGATTGCCACAACTTTATGAAGTTATCATCAAAGCTAATTGAGAGGGAGATTGTTGTGAGAGATTCAAACCGTTTCCATCATTTTAAGAATGGAGCCTGCTCTTGCATTGATTATTGGTAAACTCAAGCCGATTACTGGTAAACTCAAGCCAACTAATTTCTACCTGCTTCAAGTTCAGGAACCTTCTTTGGTGTTCATCTTTCTCATGCTATCTATCCAAGTGAATCATCAAAGATTGTATCACACTTAGATTACACAAAATTGAAAGAGGTTGGATTAGGAGCATCAAGGGTGAGTATGGGCTTTCCTTTCTATCACAGTGCAGTTATGAAGAAAAAAGGTAGAAGAATTGAAGAGGCACTACCACAAAAATCACTTTTACCCTGGTCGGAGAGTGTTTTCTGATGGAGCAGTAAATTTCAAAGGTTCAGAAATTGGAGCAGCATTAGTATCAGATTTCTAATGATCAAATATTACCAGCAAATATTCATTAGCCTAGAAAAGGTACCTTTTTGCCGACAATCATATGAAATTGCCACTATAAAGATCAGTAATTGAGAGAAGagttttactttttcatttcaCCCAATCTTTTTTCACTCTAAATATTCCCTCCctggatgaaaagaaaaaaaatgttccCCTGTCACTGCATCAGAGACCTCCATGTTCGTTCCACCCATTCACTCCCTGGATACTACGGAAAGACAAAGCCCAACATCACATGTTCCTGTTCAGTCTCGTTTTGAACATTCTATGACTCAAATCAGGTTAGGCATACACTCCTTTTTCTGTTATCTCTGATTGATTTCCTGCTTCCCGTCTGCCTATCCAGGTTgtattcctttttttaaaaaattgtttatATGGACATGTCTATGCAGAGCGCAGACCTAAATGTAGTGC comes from Capsicum annuum cultivar UCD-10X-F1 chromosome 2, UCD10Xv1.1, whole genome shotgun sequence and encodes:
- the LOC107858519 gene encoding pentatricopeptide repeat-containing protein At1g71420, encoding MIQALPPSVLSSSFLRLFTTLAPSEFNSSLQRLRAQPTHHRLEQLILSYFSTTNNAQYSSQTYATLFHACARLHRLDIGRKILHHHHYTHSHAPQQLYAINHLLNMFAKCGDLECARQLFDHTPKRNIVSWTCLVSGYAQYGMTDQCFRLFSNMLAHNYRPNDFAYASVLSVCDSSSSRGRQVHALVVKTGFDTCVYVGNALIAMYSRNSSMGTGHCCEAWKVFNDMEFHNLVSWNTMIALFQMCGQGDKAMRFFSLMHRDSLGFDRATLVSVLSSLLGVDEVDFSWSLQSCFQLHCVCVKTGLILDVGIVTALVKGYSVLRGEVSDCYKLFLETNGCQDLMLWTEIIVAFSERDPEKAILLFRQLLREGLSLDSYAFSIALKACAGLVTDRNALMVHCKVIRSGFVDAVVLGNALIHAYARCGSIPQANQVFEEMIYRDIVTWNSMLKAYAWHGKANEALGLFGKMDVKPDAATFVALLSACSHAGMVEEGIQIFDAMFEKHGIVPQLDHYACIVDIVGRAGHIFQAEKIIKEMPMQPDYVVWSAFLGACRKHRESGLAQIAASWLKELDPKNSLGYVLMSNVYCSAHSFDEAGHLRKQMRGLGVSKQPGLSWTEVRGLVHEFASGGLQHPDRTAIYTNLEDFVKELKRIGYIPETTSSLHDVEEEQKEEQLYYHSEKLALIYALLDSTKAPSSCCAIKIIKNIRICIDCHNFMKLSSKLIEREIVVRDSNRFHHFKNGACSCIDYW